The following DNA comes from Dehalococcoidia bacterium.
CTGATCGACGACGGCCGGGTGATCGCCGCGAACCTGAAGAAGGAGCTGCTGACCGAAGAGGAACTGCTCGTCGCGGTGCACAAACAGGGACTGTACTCGCTGGAAGAGGTCGAGAACGCCTATCTGGAACCGGGCGGCGCGATCACCGTCTTCGCCCGCCGCCCCACGGTCGAGGAGCGCGAGACCGGCGAGATGGAGCGGCGGCTTGACCAGCTGCTCGCCGCCGTGCAGCGCCTCGAAGCGCGGTTCGCCGGCGGCTGACAGAGCGCCTAACCCTGCCTCGCTCGGGCTGAGCGCCGCGAGGGACGCACCACCGACCACTGGTCCCTACGCCCAGCGCACGGGCAGGTGCTTGATGCCGCCGATGAAGTTCGAGCGCAGCCGCTCCGGCGGGCCGGCCGGCTGAATCTCCGGCAGCCGCTGCAGCAGCTCCTCGAACATCACGCGCAGCTCCAGCCGCGCCAGGCTGGCGCCCAGGCAGAAGTGCTCGCCGATGCCGAAGGCGATGTGCTCGTTCGGCGAGCGGGTGATGTCGAACGTGTTCGGGTTGGGAAAGACCGCCTCATCGCGATTGGCCGAGGGATACCACATCGTCAGCTTCTCGCCCGACCGGATCAGCTGGCCGCCCACCTCGGCGTCCTGCGCCGCCACCCGCGACATGTGCGTCACCGGCGAGGTCCAGCGCAGGATCTCCTCGATCGCCGTGGGCAGCAGCGAGAGATCCTTTTGCAGGCGTTCGCGCTGGTTCGGGTGGTCGAACAGGGCCAGCAGGCCACCCGTCGTCGCGTTGCGGGTCGTCTCGTTGCCGGCCACGATCAGCAGGAAGCAGAAGTAGAGGATCTCCTCGTCCGTCAGCTTCTCGCCGTCGATGTCTCCCTCGACCAGCGTGCCGAGCAGATCGTCCTTACGCTCGGCATGCCGCTGGGCGGCCATGTCGGCGAAGTACTGAAACATGCTCATCCGCGCCTGGAGGGAGGTCTCCTGCGAGTCGGCGCCCTCGGGCTGGTACTCCGGATCCTCGGAGCCGAGCGTCATGTTGGTCCACTCGAACATCTTCGGCCAATCCGGCTCGGGCACGCCCATCATGTCGCAGATCACCGCTAGCGGCAGAATCGAGGAGACCTCGGTGACGAAGTCGCATGCCCCTTTGCCCTGCACGCCGTCGAGAATGCGCGTGACGATGCGCCGCACGTGCGATTCCAGCTCGCCGATGGCGCGCGGCGTGAAGCCCTTGTTCACCAGCCGGCGCAGGCGCACGTGGCGCGGTGGGTCGGTGGTGATCATCATCGTGTTCGCCGATGGATCGGGAATGTCCGGGCGGGCGCCCGCGTGGATGCCCAGGCTGGAGAGGAAGACCGTCGGCTGGCGGGAGATGCTGACGATATCCGCGTAGCGGGTGATCATCCACTGCGCCGGGTAGCCGTAGAAGGCCTCGTGCCGGTAGACGGGCGCCTGGGCGCGCAGGGTGGCCCACTGGTCGTGGGGCTGGCCGCGCACGTAGACATCGGGATCGAGCAGCTGGATGTCACTGAGATCGGAGCGCATGTCGGTCGTCATCAGCAGCCTCCGCCCCTGCGCCGGCGGCTTCGCCCGGCGCTCCTGTTCGTCTGGTGCAAAGAGTATAGCGCCTGCTTGCGCTTGGCCACCGCGCCGTGCGTCCCAGGGAACAGACGCGGCTCAGCCCGATCCGGATCGAAAGATCGCCGGTGGGTAGGCCGGCGGCAGCGTGCCGCCGGCGGCCCGCCATCGTACGCTGCCGCTATGCGCCGCCTGCTTGCCTACCGTGACGCCCGGCTGCTGCTCGCCGGCCAGATGCTCTCGCTGTTCGGCGACCGGGCGATGTTCCTGGTGCTCGGCATCTGGGTGAAGGCGCTCACCGGCAGCAACGCCGCCGCGGTCCTCGTCTTCTTCGCCTACACGGCGCCGGCGCTGGGCGCGCCGCTCGCCGGGCTGCTGGTGGATAGGGTGCGCCGCCGGCCGCTGATGATCACCACCGACCTGGTGATCGGCGCGTCGATGTTCCTGCTGCTGCTGGTGCACAGCCGCGACCAGGTCTGGCTGATCTACATGGTGGCGCTGCTCTACGGCTGTGCCGACCTGGCCTTCGGCTCGGCGCAGTCGGCGCTGCTCACCGTGTTGCTGCCCGGCGATCTGCTGGGCGAGGCGAACGCGGCCTTCCAGACGGTGCGGCAGGGGATGCGGCTGATCGCGCCGCTGGCCGGCGCGGCGCTCTATGCGGCCTTCGGCGGCGGCACGGTGGCCGTGATCGACGCCGCGACGTTCGCCTGCTCGGCCTTCTGCCTCTGGCGGCTGCGCACGCCGGAGCCGGCGCCTGCGCCGCAGCGCGCCAATTTCCGCCGCGAGGTGAGTGCCGGCCTGCGCCATATCCGCCAGACCCTGCCGCTGCGCCAGATCGTCCTCGCGGTCGGCGTCGCCCTGCTGGTGATCGGCTTCGGCGAAACGCTGCTCTTCGCGGTGATCGACCAGGGGCTGCACCGGCCGCCGAGCTTTTTCGGCGTGATCGGCGCGGCGCAGGGCGTGGGCGCGGTCGCGGGTGGGCTGACGGCGGCCGCGTTGCTGCGGCGGCTGGGCGACGGCCGGCTGGTGGGCGCGGGGCTGCTGCTGTTCGCGCTGGGCGACGGCCTGTTGGTGATCTCAGTCACGTCCGTTGTGCTGGGCGGGATAGCGCTCGCCGGCGTCGGCCTCTCGTGGGCGGTCGTGGGCTTCGGCACGGCGATTCAGCGGCGCTCGCCGGCGGAGCTGCAGGGCCGTGTGGCCTCCGCCGCCGATCTGCTGGCCGGCACGCCGCAGACTATCTCGATCGCGGCCGGCGCGGCGCTCTCCACGCTGCTCGACTTCCGCCTGCTGCTGTTGCTGATGTCGGGCGTGATCGCCGTCTGCGCCGGCTATCTGCTCACGCGCCGCACGTTTCAACCGGGTGCAGCCGCGGCTGGACTGCCCACCGTTGCCCTGGCCGAGGCGCCCTGAGCATGTGTTCTCGATTCCCTGCTCTCTGACCCCTGCCTCCACCCAGGCGCCGTGTTCGTCCAGGCAACGCCGGAAGGCGAGGCCGGCGGCGTGTAGCTCGGCCGCCAGTTCGGCGTCGTCGAGAATGCGCGCTGTGAAGCGGTGTCTCCAGCTTCCGGCCGGCGCCGCGTAGCGGACCTCGGCGCTGAAGCGCCGGCCCTCCCGGCTGAGCACTCGAAAGGCGATCGCCATGCCTAGATACGTGAGGCCGAACTCGCTCACCGTCTCCGCCCAGGCCGGGTCGTAGCGTTGCAGCAGCAGCGCG
Coding sequences within:
- a CDS encoding cytochrome P450, producing the protein MTTDMRSDLSDIQLLDPDVYVRGQPHDQWATLRAQAPVYRHEAFYGYPAQWMITRYADIVSISRQPTVFLSSLGIHAGARPDIPDPSANTMMITTDPPRHVRLRRLVNKGFTPRAIGELESHVRRIVTRILDGVQGKGACDFVTEVSSILPLAVICDMMGVPEPDWPKMFEWTNMTLGSEDPEYQPEGADSQETSLQARMSMFQYFADMAAQRHAERKDDLLGTLVEGDIDGEKLTDEEILYFCFLLIVAGNETTRNATTGGLLALFDHPNQRERLQKDLSLLPTAIEEILRWTSPVTHMSRVAAQDAEVGGQLIRSGEKLTMWYPSANRDEAVFPNPNTFDITRSPNEHIAFGIGEHFCLGASLARLELRVMFEELLQRLPEIQPAGPPERLRSNFIGGIKHLPVRWA
- a CDS encoding MFS transporter; amino-acid sequence: MRRLLAYRDARLLLAGQMLSLFGDRAMFLVLGIWVKALTGSNAAAVLVFFAYTAPALGAPLAGLLVDRVRRRPLMITTDLVIGASMFLLLLVHSRDQVWLIYMVALLYGCADLAFGSAQSALLTVLLPGDLLGEANAAFQTVRQGMRLIAPLAGAALYAAFGGGTVAVIDAATFACSAFCLWRLRTPEPAPAPQRANFRREVSAGLRHIRQTLPLRQIVLAVGVALLVIGFGETLLFAVIDQGLHRPPSFFGVIGAAQGVGAVAGGLTAAALLRRLGDGRLVGAGLLLFALGDGLLVISVTSVVLGGIALAGVGLSWAVVGFGTAIQRRSPAELQGRVASAADLLAGTPQTISIAAGAALSTLLDFRLLLLLMSGVIAVCAGYLLTRRTFQPGAAAAGLPTVALAEAP